Below is a genomic region from Actinomycetota bacterium.
GCCGAGCGGATCGCCGCCTTCGAGGCCACGGGGGTCCCGGTCGACTCCTACGCCGTCGGCTCCTCCCTGCTCAAGGGCAGCGCCGACTACACCGCCGACGTGGTCCTGCGCGAGGGCCGGCCCTGCGCCAAGGTCGGCCGCATCCACCGCCCCTCGACCCGCCTGGAGCCGGTCGACCTGGCCGCCCACCGGAGCGCCGGGGCCCCGGTATAGACTGCTCGGCTGACCACCGACGAGGAGGCGCCATGCAGTTCCGGAGACTGGGGTCGGACGGGCCCGAGATCTCGGTCGTCGGGGTCGGGGCCTGGGCCATCGGGGGGCCGTGGCAGTTCGGCTGGGGGCCGCAGGACGACGACGAGTCGATCGCCGCCCTCCACAAGGCGTTCGAGTCGGGGGTGAACTGGGTCGACACGGCCGCGGTGTACGGGCTCGGGCACTCCGAGGAGGTCGTCGGCCAGGTCGTGCGCGAGCACGGCGGCGAGGTGCTGGTGTTCACCAAGTGCGGCCGGCCCTGCTACGGCCGGGAGCACAACGAGCCCACCTATGATCTCAGACCCGAGACGATCCGGTTCGAGCTGGAGCAGAGCCTCAAGCGCCTCGGCACCGACCACGTCGACCTGTACCAGTTCCACTGGCCGGACACCGAGACCGGCACGCCGGTCGAGGACTCCTGGGCGACCATGGCGGCGCTGGTCGAGGAGGGCAAGGTCCGCTGGGCCGGGGTGTCGAACTTCGACCTGGGCCTGCTGGAGCGCTGCGAGCGGATCCGCCACGTCGACTCCCTGCAGCCGCCGTTCAGCCTGATCGACCGGGCCGCCGCCGGCGAGCTCATCCCCTGGTGCGCCGCCAACGGCACCGGGGTGCTCTGCTACAGCCCGCTCGGCTCGGGGCTGCTGACCGGCGCCTTCGACGCCGACCGGGTCCGCGCCCTGCCCGCCGGCGACTGGCGCCGCTCCGACGAGGACTTCCGGCCGCCCAAGCTGGAGGCGAACCTCGAGATGGCCCGGCGGCTGGAGCCGGTGGCCGAGCGCCACGGGGTCCCGGTGGCCGCCGTGGCCGTCGCCTGGGTCCTGGCCACCGACGGGGTGACCGGCGCCATCGTCGGCGCCCGCCGCCCCTCCCAGGTCGACGGCTGGCTCCCGGCCGGCAACCTGCGGCTCACCGAGGCCGACCTGGCCGAGCTCTCGGCTACGTAGCAATACACGGCGAAGCCGGACAAAAGAGAAGGGCCGCGGTGGCTCCGCGGCCCTTCCCTGGCGTCGTCTGACGACTGACGCTACCCGCCCCCACGGCGCTTCCCGGGACCCCGCTACGGCCTGATCCCCCAGAACAGGCCGCCGGAGAAGAAGCGGTCCCGGGCCGCGCCGTCCCCATAATCGGGGGCGGTCTGTACCCGCACGCGGAGTCTAGTTCGAGGTAACTAGTCATTGCAAGTCCGGATTCGTCAGGTACCGTTCTGGTGATGGCTCGCACCTACGTGCTCGACACCAACGTGCTCATCGCCGACCCAGAGGCCCCGGGTCGCTTCCAGGAGCATGACGTCGCCATCCCCCTGACCGTGGTCGAGGAGCTGGACAAGCTCAAGACCCGGCCCGACGAGACCGGGGCGTCGGCCCGGCGGGCCATCCGCACCCTGGAACGCCTCCGCCAGCAGGGCAACCTCTCCGAGGGGGTCGAGCTGCCCGGCGGCGGCCGCATCTGGGTCGAGGTCAGCCTGGCCTCCCGGCTCGACCTGCCCGACGCCCTCTCCTCGGACTCCGAGGACAACCGGATCCTGGCCACCACGGCCAACCTGGCCAAGGAGCTGGCCGGGGAGCGCGAGGTGGTGCTCGTCTCCAAGGACGCCAGCCTGCGCATCAAGGCCGAGGCCCTGAAGCTGCTGGCCGAGGAGTACCGCCACGAGCGGGTGGCCATCGAGGAGGGCTACCTGGGCGTGGCCACCTGCGAGCAGGCCGGCGGGATCGACGCCATCTACGCCGCCCGGGGCGGCGAGATCCTCGCCGACCAGCCGCTCTGGGCCAACCAGTTCGTGGTCCTGCGCTCGGGCAACCAGAGCGCCCTCGGCCAGGTCCGGCGCAGCGTCGAGGCCGGCGAGACGGTCGAGGTGGCCCTGGTCGGGGAGCCGCCGGAGACCTTCGGGGTGCGGGCCCGCTCCAAGGAGCAGCAGTTCGCCCTGCACCTGCTCCACGACCCCAAGGTGCCGCTGGTGTCGCTGTCCGGGAACGCCGGCACCGGCAAGACCTACCTGGCCGTGGCCGCCGGGCTGGAGGCGACCCTGGAGCAGGCCCTGTACGACCGGGTGCTGGTGTTCCGCCCGGTGGTGCCGGTCGGCCGCCAGGACCTGGGGTTCCTGCCCGGCGACGTCGACGAGAAGATCTCCCCGTGGATGAAGGCCATCCACGACACCCTGGCCCAGCTGTTCCGGGGCAGCCACGACGCCGACCGGCGCGAGAGCTACACCCAGGACCTGGTCCAGGGGCTGCTCGACGACGGCACGGTGCAGCTGGAGCCGCTGACGTTCATCCGCGGGCGCACCTTCGCCCGCACCTTCGCGATCCTCGACGAGGCCCAGAACGTCGAGTACGGGGTGCTGCGCTCGCTGGCCAGCCGGCTCGGCGAGGGCTCCAAGCTGGTCCTGTGCCACGACACCTCCCAGGTCGACCACCCCTACGTCGACCCGGACTCCGGGGTGGCGGCGATGATCGAACGGCTCAAGGGCGAGCCGCTGTTCGGCCACGTCACCCTCGTCAAGGGCGAGCGCAGCCCGGTCGCCGAGCTGGTCGCCCGCAAGCTGTAGGAGGCCGCCC
It encodes:
- a CDS encoding aldo/keto reductase; amino-acid sequence: MQFRRLGSDGPEISVVGVGAWAIGGPWQFGWGPQDDDESIAALHKAFESGVNWVDTAAVYGLGHSEEVVGQVVREHGGEVLVFTKCGRPCYGREHNEPTYDLRPETIRFELEQSLKRLGTDHVDLYQFHWPDTETGTPVEDSWATMAALVEEGKVRWAGVSNFDLGLLERCERIRHVDSLQPPFSLIDRAAAGELIPWCAANGTGVLCYSPLGSGLLTGAFDADRVRALPAGDWRRSDEDFRPPKLEANLEMARRLEPVAERHGVPVAAVAVAWVLATDGVTGAIVGARRPSQVDGWLPAGNLRLTEADLAELSAT
- a CDS encoding PhoH family protein — its product is MARTYVLDTNVLIADPEAPGRFQEHDVAIPLTVVEELDKLKTRPDETGASARRAIRTLERLRQQGNLSEGVELPGGGRIWVEVSLASRLDLPDALSSDSEDNRILATTANLAKELAGEREVVLVSKDASLRIKAEALKLLAEEYRHERVAIEEGYLGVATCEQAGGIDAIYAARGGEILADQPLWANQFVVLRSGNQSALGQVRRSVEAGETVEVALVGEPPETFGVRARSKEQQFALHLLHDPKVPLVSLSGNAGTGKTYLAVAAGLEATLEQALYDRVLVFRPVVPVGRQDLGFLPGDVDEKISPWMKAIHDTLAQLFRGSHDADRRESYTQDLVQGLLDDGTVQLEPLTFIRGRTFARTFAILDEAQNVEYGVLRSLASRLGEGSKLVLCHDTSQVDHPYVDPDSGVAAMIERLKGEPLFGHVTLVKGERSPVAELVARKL